Proteins from a single region of Lemur catta isolate mLemCat1 chromosome 24, mLemCat1.pri, whole genome shotgun sequence:
- the LOC123627309 gene encoding dentin sialophosphoprotein, with the protein MKIFIYFCIWAVAWAIPVPQIKPLERHAVEKAVNLSLLEKSKVPIQDEFHANDTTRESGVPTHDSERPRQWYTQDGYKGEGNGSEWAEAGGKSSSTYHTLANGEGTTEDWNGGTGKPETYGHDGIHGREDNTTANGVINNAGAANGSNIDGNTDMATNGDIGTTSLSEDATIVQEDGTQVAGSNNSTGHEDEINNNSCGTGNGTGAITPPIEGERNGNKEAEVTPGNGEDAGLDNSDGSPSGNGADEDEDEGSGNDEGEDVGHGEEGSNNSKGQEGQDHDEEDDNDNSIGQNSISSEGNDPEDEEDPLNDIDGENTSKSEEDADRVPEDNGSQRIEDTQKLNHQESKGVENGITKESEPNAIGKSQDKGIEIKGPKGGSRNTTKEAGKVNEGKDSKGQHGLSMGKGSVQTQGEADTIQGPGQKSEPGNKAEPRKTGSDSNSEGYDSYDFDDGPMQRDDPDSSDESNGSDDANSESDNDSSSPGDASDNSDESKDNGNDSNSKEGSDDGDSTSDSNDSDSNGNGNNGSDDNDKSDSSKGKSNNSDSSDSSDSSDSSDSSDSSDSSDSSDSSHSSDSSDSSDSSDSSDSSDSSDSSDSSDSSDSSDSSDSSDSSDSSDSSDSSDSSDSSDSSDSSDSSDSSDSSDSNSSDSNSSDSSDSSDSSDSSDSSDSSDSSDSDSSDSNDSSDSDSKSNSSDSSDSDSKSDSSNSSDSKSDSSDSDSKSDSSDSSNSSDSSDSSDSSDSSDSSDSSDSSDSSDSDSSDSDNKSNSSDSSDSDSKSDSSNSSDSKSDSSDSSNSSDSSDSSDSSDSSDSSNSSSSSDSSDSSNSDSSGSSDSSNSDSSDSSDSSDSSDSSDSSDSSHSSDSSDSSDSDSSDSDSSDSSDSSNSSDSSDSSNSSDSSDSSDSSDSSDSSDSSDSSHSSDSSDSSDSDSSDSDSSDSSDSSNSSDSSDSSDSSDSSNSSNSSNSSDSSDSSDSSDSSDSSDSSDSSDSSDSSDSSDSSDSSDSSDSSDSSDSSDSSDSSDSSDSSDSSDSSDSSDSSDSSDSSDSSDSSDSSDSSDSSDSSDSSDSSDSSDSSDSSDSSDSSDSSDSTSESSDESDSQSKSGNGNNNGSDSDSDSDSEGSDSNHSTSDD; encoded by the exons atgaagatatttatatatttttgcatttgggCTGTCGCATGGGCCATTCCA GTTCCTCAAATCAAACCATTGGAGAGACACGCTGTTGAAAAAGCTGTGAATTTAAGTCTTCTAGAAAAATCAAAAGTGCCAATACAG GATGAGTTCCATGCCAACGATACCACCAGAGAAAGTGGGGTCCCCACGCATGACAGTGAAAGACCAAGGCAATGGTATACCCAAGATGGTTACAAAGGAGAAGGGAATGGCTCTGAGTGGGCAGAAGCAGGAGGGAAGAGTTCCTCTACATATCACACATTAGCAAACGGAGAGGGGACTACTGAGGATTGGAATGGGGGCACAGGAAAACCAGAAACATATGGTCATGATGGGATACATGGAAGAGAAGATAACACCACAGCAAATGGCGTTATCAACAATGCTGGAGCAGCAAATGGAAGCAATATTGATGGAAATACTGATATGGCTACAAACGGGGATATTGGAACTACAAGTCTGAGTGAGGATGCCACTATTGTCCAAGAAGATGGAACCCAAGTAGCTGGAAGCAATAATAGTACAGGCCATGaggatgaaataaataataattcctgTGGAACTGGGAATGGTACGGGAGCAATAACACCTCCAATAGAAGGCGAGAGGAATGGGAACAAGGAAGCTGAGGTGACTCCAGGCAATGGAGAAGATGCTGGTCTGGATAATTCTGATGGGAGTCCTAGCGGGAATGGAGcagatgaggatgaagatgagGGTTCCGGTAATGATGAAGGTGAAGATGTAGGGCATGGAGAAGAGGGCAGCAACAACAGCAAGGGCCAGGAGGGTCAGGACCATGACGAAGAAGATGACAATGACAATAGCATAGGTCAAAATTCGATTAGTAGTGAAGGCAATGACCCTGAAGACGAAGAAGATCCCCTTAATGACATTGATGGAGAAAACACCTCCAAGAGTGAGGAGGATGCTGACCGTGTTCCAGAAGACAATGGTAGCCAAAGAATAGAGGACACCCAGAAACTCAATCACCAAGAGAGCAAAGGTGTTGAGAATGGAATCACCAAAGAATCAGAGCCAAATGCTATTGGGAAGAGCCAAGATAAG GGAATAGAAATCAAAGGTCCCAAAGGTGGCAGCAGAAATACTACCAAAGAAGCTGGGAAAGTCAATGAAGGTAAAGACAGTAAAGGACAGCATGGATTGAGCATGGGCAAAGGAAGTGTCCAGACACAAGGAGAAGCTGACACTATACAAGGACCTGGCCAGAAATCAGAACCAGGAAATAAAGCTGAACCCAGGAAAACAGGTAGCGACAGCAATAGTGAGGGATATGACAGTTACGATTTTGATGATGGACCCATGCAAAGAGATGATCCTGATAGCAGTGATGAGTCTAATGGCAGTGATGATGCTAACTCAGAAAGTGACAATGACAGCAGTAGCCCAGGAGATGCTTCTGATAACTCAGATGAATCAAAAGATAATGGCAATGACAGTAACTCGAAAGAAGGAAGTGATGATGGTGATAGCACATCAGACTCTAATGACAGTGACAGTAATGGCAATGGTAACAATGGGAGTGACGACAATGACAAGTCAGACAGCAGCAAAGGTAAATCAAACAATagtgacagcagtgacagcagtgacagtagtgacagcagtgacagcagtgacAGTAGTGACAGTagtgacagcagtgacagcagtcATAGCAGTGACAGTagtgacagcagtgacagcagtgacagcagtgatagtagtgacagcagtgacagcagtgacagcagtgatagtagtgacagcagtgacagcagtgacagcagtgacAGTAGTGACAGTagtgacagcagtgacagcagtgacagcagtgatagtagtgacagcagtgacagcagtgacAGTAGTGATAGTAGTGATAGCAGTGACAGCAATAGCAGTGACAGTAACAGCAGTGATAGCAGTGACAGTAGTGACAGCAGTGACAGTAGTGACAGCAGTGATAGTAGTGATAGTAGTGACAGTGACAGTAGTGACAGCAATGACAGCAGTGACAGTGACAGCAAATCAAATAGCAGTGACAGCAGTGATAGTGACAGTAAGTCAGACAGCAGCAATAGCAGTGACAGTAAATCAGACAGCAGTGACAGTGACAGTAAATCagacagcagtgacagcagcaatAGCAGTGACAGTAGTGACAGCAGTGATAGCAGTGATAGCAGTGACAGCAGCGATAGTAGTGACAGCAGTGATAGTAGTGACAGTGACAGCAGTGACAGTGACAACAAATCAAATAGCAGTGACAGCAGTGATAGTGACAGTAAGTCAGACAGCAGCAATAGTAGTGACAGTAAATCagacagcagtgacagcagcaatAGCAGTGACAGTAGTGACAGCAGTGATAGCAGTGACAGCAGTGATAGTAGCAATAGCAGCAGTAGCAGTGACAGCAGCGACAGCAGCAATAGTGACAGCAGCGGTAGCAGTGACAGCAGCAATagtgacagcagtgacagcagtgacagcagcgaTAGCAGTGACAGCAGCGATAGCAGTGACAGCAGCCATAGTagtgacagcagtgacagcagcgaTAGTGACAGCAGTGATAGTGACAGCAGTGATAGCAGCGACAGCAGCAACAGCAGTGATAGTAGTGACAGCAGcaacagcagtgacagcagtgaTAGTAGTGACAGCAGCGATAGCAGTGACAGCAGCGATAGCAGTGACAGCAGCCATAGTagtgacagcagtgacagcagcgaTAGTGACAGCAGTGATAGTGACAGCAGTGATAGCAGCGACAGCAGcaacagcagtgacagcagtgaTAGTAGTGACAGCAGCGACAGCAGTAACAGCAGCAACAGTAGcaacagcagtgacagcagtgaTAGCAGCGACAGTAGcgacagcagtgacagcagtgaTAGCAGTGACAGCAGCGACAGCAGCGACAGCAGTGACAGTAGCGATAGCAGTGACAGCAGCGATAGTagtgacagcagtgacagcagtgatagcagtgacagcagtgacagtagcgacagcagtgacagcagtgacagcagcgacagcagtgacagcagcgaTAGTagtgacagcagtgacagcagtgaTAGCAGTGACAGCAGCGACAGCAGcgacagcagtgacagcagcgaCAGCAGCGATAGCagtgacagcagtgacagcagtgacagcagcgaTAGTagtgacagcagtgacagcagtgacagcagcgaCAGCACATCTGAAAGCAGTGATGAGAGTGACAGCCAGAGCAAGTCTGGTAATGGCAACAACAATGGAAGTGACAGCgacagtgacagtgacagtgaGGGCAGTGATAGTAACCACTCAACCAGTGATGattag